Proteins from a single region of Amycolatopsis sp. CA-230715:
- a CDS encoding DUF4232 domain-containing protein: MRPLLAVAAVLAVSACGAGKEQPPAPSPTPPPPAPVTTAENPCTREGVSLTAGPVEAALGHRASVVTMVNCGTKSLRVEGYPAVAVLDAARKPMEIAVEHGSSYMARDPGAQPQTLEPGQHLLSVLSWSNTVTAGESATGSFATVTPVPGGEARTLPVDTDLGTTGKLTVTAWAPKLLN, translated from the coding sequence ATGAGACCGCTTCTTGCCGTGGCAGCCGTACTCGCGGTTTCCGCCTGCGGGGCCGGGAAGGAACAGCCGCCCGCACCGTCGCCGACTCCGCCCCCACCCGCTCCCGTCACGACGGCCGAAAATCCTTGCACTCGCGAAGGTGTCTCGCTCACCGCGGGACCGGTCGAAGCCGCGCTCGGGCACCGGGCCTCGGTGGTGACCATGGTGAACTGCGGGACGAAAAGCCTGCGTGTCGAGGGCTATCCCGCTGTCGCGGTGCTCGACGCGGCCAGGAAACCGATGGAGATCGCCGTCGAGCACGGGTCGTCCTACATGGCGAGGGACCCTGGCGCGCAGCCGCAGACCCTGGAGCCTGGTCAGCACCTCCTTTCCGTGCTGTCGTGGTCGAATACGGTCACCGCGGGGGAATCGGCGACCGGTTCGTTCGCGACCGTGACCCCGGTTCCCGGCGGCGAGGCCAGGACGCTGCCGGTGGACACCGATCTCGGCACGACCGGGAAGCTCACGGTGACCGCGTGGGCGCCGAAACTGCTGAACTGA